A window of the Nisaea acidiphila genome harbors these coding sequences:
- a CDS encoding NAD(P)/FAD-dependent oxidoreductase: protein MSLSRRSILKGAAAGAALTAAPMIMGANHGKPKVVVVGGGAGGATVARYLAKDSKGALDVTLVEPSRTYYTCFFSNLYLGGFRSLESIAHSYGKLAGDYGINVVHDWAVGVDRDKKSVALAGGASVPYDRLVLSPGIDFVDGSVPGWDISAQNHMPHAYKAGSQTELLKAQVESMREGGVFAMVAPPNPYRCPPGPYERVSMVAHVLKAKNPKAKILIFDPKKKFSKQGLFQEGWEARYPGMVDWLDAEFTGPLEEVRPDTMEVVVGGEVTKADVVNVIPAQKAGRIAELAGVTNDKGWAPVVPATMQSRMDENIHILGDASQQGDMPKSGFSANSQAKVAANAIRGALTGSKVFPAKFSNTCWSLIDTDNGVKVGAAYEATPEKIAKTSGFISQTGEDAALRKQTFEESLGWYAGITADMFG from the coding sequence ATGTCTCTGAGTAGAAGGTCCATCCTGAAGGGAGCGGCAGCGGGTGCCGCGCTCACCGCGGCGCCGATGATTATGGGCGCGAACCACGGCAAGCCGAAGGTGGTCGTCGTCGGCGGCGGCGCCGGCGGGGCGACGGTTGCCCGCTATCTCGCCAAGGACAGCAAGGGGGCGCTCGACGTCACGCTCGTGGAGCCCTCGCGTACCTATTACACCTGCTTTTTCTCGAATCTGTATCTCGGCGGGTTCCGCTCGCTTGAGTCGATCGCGCACAGTTATGGCAAGCTCGCCGGCGATTACGGCATCAACGTCGTGCATGACTGGGCGGTCGGTGTCGACCGGGACAAGAAGAGTGTCGCGCTCGCCGGAGGCGCGTCCGTGCCATACGACCGGCTTGTGCTGTCGCCGGGAATCGACTTCGTCGACGGCTCGGTTCCGGGCTGGGACATCTCCGCCCAGAATCACATGCCGCACGCCTATAAGGCGGGGTCGCAGACGGAGTTGCTGAAGGCGCAGGTGGAGTCCATGCGCGAGGGCGGCGTCTTCGCCATGGTCGCGCCGCCGAACCCCTACCGCTGTCCGCCGGGCCCCTATGAGCGGGTCTCGATGGTGGCGCATGTGCTGAAGGCGAAGAACCCGAAAGCGAAGATCCTGATCTTCGACCCGAAGAAGAAGTTCTCCAAGCAGGGGCTTTTCCAGGAAGGCTGGGAGGCCCGCTACCCGGGCATGGTCGACTGGCTTGACGCCGAGTTCACGGGACCGCTCGAAGAAGTGCGGCCGGATACCATGGAAGTGGTCGTCGGCGGCGAGGTGACGAAAGCCGACGTGGTCAATGTTATCCCCGCTCAAAAAGCGGGCCGTATCGCGGAGCTTGCCGGCGTCACGAATGACAAGGGTTGGGCACCGGTGGTGCCTGCGACGATGCAGAGCCGGATGGACGAGAACATCCATATTCTCGGCGATGCGTCGCAGCAGGGCGACATGCCGAAGTCCGGTTTCTCCGCCAACAGCCAGGCGAAAGTGGCGGCCAACGCCATCCGCGGCGCGCTCACCGGCTCCAAGGTGTTTCCGGCCAAGTTCTCCAATACCTGCTGGTCGCTGATCGACACCGACAATGGCGTGAAGGTCGGCGCGGCTTACGAGGCGACGCCGGAGAAGATCGCCAAGACCTCCGGCTTCATCAGCCAGACCGGCGAGGATGCGGCCCTGCGCAAGCAGACCTTCGAGGAGAGCCTTGGCTGGTATGCGGGTATCACGGCCGACATGTTCGGTTGA
- a CDS encoding c-type cytochrome, producing the protein MRAVTVRNFQALSLAILLTVFAPAEPSGAAELGDAASGEKLFRVCQSCHRLGNGAKNGVGPHLNGIFGRAAGSIEGFKYSEGMLRAGSDGLVWDADSLDLYIENPKTFVSKTRMNFAGMPSAEERSHLLAYLRAFSDRPSDIPEAAPTTTATDHDLDPAILAIVGDPDYGEYLSGECLTCHQESGANEGIPSITGWPRDDFVVAMHAYKKEIRPHPVMRMIAGRLSDEEIAGLAAYFEGLD; encoded by the coding sequence ATGCGCGCGGTGACGGTACGCAATTTCCAGGCTTTGAGCCTCGCGATCTTGCTGACCGTCTTCGCGCCTGCCGAACCGTCGGGCGCCGCCGAACTCGGCGATGCGGCGAGCGGAGAGAAACTCTTCCGGGTCTGCCAATCCTGTCATCGTCTCGGCAACGGCGCGAAGAACGGGGTCGGTCCGCATCTGAACGGAATCTTCGGCCGTGCGGCCGGGTCCATCGAAGGCTTCAAATACTCCGAAGGCATGCTGCGCGCGGGCTCGGACGGTCTCGTCTGGGACGCCGACTCCCTCGATCTCTATATCGAGAATCCGAAGACCTTCGTCTCCAAGACACGGATGAATTTCGCCGGAATGCCGAGCGCCGAGGAGCGGTCCCATCTGCTCGCCTATCTCCGCGCCTTTTCCGACAGGCCGAGCGACATCCCCGAAGCCGCGCCGACCACGACCGCGACGGACCATGACCTGGACCCCGCGATTCTCGCGATCGTCGGCGATCCGGATTATGGTGAATACCTGTCCGGTGAGTGCCTGACCTGCCACCAAGAGAGCGGGGCGAACGAGGGGATACCCTCGATCACCGGATGGCCGCGGGACGATTTCGTGGTCGCCATGCATGCCTACAAGAAGGAAATCCGTCCGCACCCGGTCATGCGCATGATCGCGGGGCGCTTGTCGGACGAGGAGATCGCCGGTTTGGCGGCCTATTTCGAAGGCCTCGACTGA
- a CDS encoding c-type cytochrome — MSRFPNLAAFTLVFGLASAPVLAESYGLGREATPDEVAAWDIDVRPDGLGLPEGSGTVSDGEEIYMERCAVCHGDFGEAVGRWPVLAGGQDTLTSARPVKTIGSYWPYLSTVWDYVHRAMPFGDAQSLSNDETYALTAYLMYLNDLVDEDFELTKENFTEIRLPNEENFYPDDRLESAVWKNRTPCMTNCKPEVKITARAAVIDVTPDDPTAAHPTGEGTETKAETAEPATEAATEVASAPAVDPALVEKGEKVFKKCKACHAVGEGAKHKIGPHLNDVFGRTAGTADGFKKYSKDMVKAGEEGLVWTEETMAAFLAKPKAMIKRTKMAFAGLKKEDDLNAVIAYLKAMPE; from the coding sequence ATGTCGAGATTTCCTAATCTTGCGGCCTTTACCCTGGTCTTCGGCCTCGCCTCCGCTCCGGTTTTGGCCGAGTCCTATGGCCTTGGACGCGAGGCGACGCCCGATGAGGTCGCCGCCTGGGATATCGACGTGCGTCCGGACGGGCTCGGCCTTCCTGAGGGCAGTGGCACCGTCTCGGACGGCGAAGAGATTTACATGGAACGCTGCGCCGTCTGCCACGGCGATTTCGGCGAAGCGGTCGGTCGCTGGCCAGTCCTGGCCGGCGGTCAAGACACGCTGACCAGCGCCCGTCCGGTGAAGACGATCGGCTCCTATTGGCCTTATCTCTCGACGGTCTGGGACTATGTCCATCGGGCTATGCCGTTCGGCGATGCACAGTCGCTCAGCAATGACGAGACCTACGCGCTGACGGCCTACCTGATGTACCTGAACGACCTCGTCGACGAGGATTTCGAGCTGACGAAGGAAAACTTCACGGAAATTCGTCTGCCGAACGAAGAGAACTTCTATCCCGACGACAGACTAGAGAGCGCGGTCTGGAAAAACCGCACGCCCTGCATGACGAACTGCAAGCCTGAGGTGAAGATCACCGCGCGGGCGGCCGTCATCGATGTGACGCCGGACGATCCGACCGCGGCGCATCCGACGGGGGAAGGCACGGAGACGAAAGCCGAGACGGCGGAACCCGCGACGGAAGCGGCGACCGAGGTCGCGTCGGCACCTGCCGTCGACCCGGCTCTGGTCGAGAAGGGCGAGAAGGTCTTCAAGAAGTGCAAGGCCTGCCATGCCGTCGGCGAGGGCGCGAAGCACAAGATCGGCCCGCACCTGAACGATGTCTTCGGCCGCACCGCCGGCACCGCCGACGGGTTCAAGAAATACTCGAAGGACATGGTGAAAGCGGGCGAAGAAGGCCTTGTCTGGACCGAGGAAACCATGGCTGCTTTCCTGGCAAAGCCGAAAGCTATGATCAAGCGGACCAAGATGGCCTTCGCGGGCCTGAAGAAGGAAGACGACCTGAATGCGGTGATCGCCTACCTGAAGGCGATGCCCGAATAA
- the soxC gene encoding sulfite dehydrogenase, with amino-acid sequence MTDKTPTSRRNFLKGSIAAGGALAATPALAAGDPAITEVQPWANQLGEGVDVAPYGMPSKYEAHVRRRDVPWLTADPVSSVNFTPLHELDGVITPNGLCFERHHGGTADIDPAKYRLMINGLVEKELVFTLQDLKRFPRQNRAYFLECAANSGMEWRGAQLNGCQFTHGMIHNVIYTGVSLRTILEQAGVKTNGKWVMPEGADASAMTRSIPIEKALDDCLVAFAMNGEALRPEQGYPVRLVVPGWEGNMWVKWLRRIEVGDMPWHHREETSKYTDLMANGKARRFTWEMDAKSVITNPSPQAPITHGKGHTIITGVAWSGRGTIKEVHVTTDGGRNWHQARIDGPSWDKSMHRFYYEFDWDGSPLLLQSRAVDSTGYVQPTKNELRAVRGENSIYHNNGIQTWHINEKGEAENVEIS; translated from the coding sequence ATGACCGACAAAACCCCCACTTCACGCAGAAACTTTCTGAAGGGAAGCATCGCCGCCGGCGGTGCGCTGGCAGCGACGCCGGCGCTTGCGGCGGGCGATCCCGCCATCACCGAGGTTCAGCCCTGGGCGAACCAGCTCGGTGAGGGTGTCGATGTCGCCCCCTACGGCATGCCGTCGAAGTACGAGGCGCATGTCCGCCGCCGCGACGTGCCGTGGCTGACCGCCGACCCGGTCAGTTCGGTGAACTTCACGCCGCTGCACGAGCTCGACGGCGTGATCACGCCGAACGGTCTCTGCTTTGAGCGCCATCACGGTGGCACCGCTGACATCGATCCGGCGAAATACCGGCTGATGATCAACGGCCTCGTCGAGAAGGAGCTGGTCTTCACGCTGCAGGATCTGAAACGGTTCCCGCGGCAGAACCGCGCCTACTTCCTCGAATGCGCGGCCAACAGCGGCATGGAATGGCGCGGCGCGCAGCTCAATGGCTGCCAGTTCACCCACGGCATGATTCACAACGTGATCTATACCGGCGTTTCGCTCAGGACCATCCTCGAGCAGGCCGGGGTCAAGACCAATGGCAAGTGGGTTATGCCGGAAGGTGCCGATGCTTCTGCGATGACCCGCTCGATCCCGATCGAGAAGGCCCTCGATGACTGCCTCGTCGCCTTCGCCATGAACGGCGAGGCGCTGCGCCCCGAGCAGGGCTATCCGGTCCGGCTCGTGGTGCCAGGCTGGGAAGGCAATATGTGGGTCAAGTGGCTGCGCCGGATCGAAGTCGGCGACATGCCCTGGCATCACCGCGAGGAGACCTCGAAATACACCGACCTCATGGCGAACGGCAAAGCGCGCCGTTTCACCTGGGAGATGGATGCGAAATCGGTCATCACCAATCCGAGCCCGCAGGCACCGATCACCCACGGCAAGGGGCACACCATCATCACCGGTGTCGCATGGTCCGGGCGCGGCACGATCAAGGAGGTGCATGTTACGACCGACGGCGGCCGCAACTGGCATCAGGCGCGGATCGACGGACCGTCCTGGGACAAGTCCATGCACCGCTTCTATTACGAGTTCGACTGGGACGGCAGCCCGTTGCTGCTGCAGTCGCGCGCAGTCGACAGCACCGGTTACGTGCAACCGACCAAGAACGAGCTCCGGGCGGTCCGGGGCGAGAACTCGATTTACCACAACAACGGTATCCAGACCTGGCACATCAATGAGAAAGGGGAGGCCGAAAATGTCGAGATTTCCTAA
- the soxB gene encoding thiosulfohydrolase SoxB: protein MLSRRDFLQASFAASAIVGASGFGSWARLAAQQRLTQDQLLDFETTGNVTLVHLTDCHAHLKPVWFREPSINLGVGEAKGKPPHISGKRFLDTYGLEAGSPEAYALTSEDFVAMAREYGRVGGFDRISTVLKSIRADRPDALFLDGGDTWHGSYTALKTGGQDMVNIMNALKPDAMTSHWEFTYGIERVTEIVDDLPFPFLGANIFDNEWDEPAYESHAMFERGGVKVAVIGQAFPYLPIANPRWMFPNLSFGIREERMREVVEEVRADGAELVVLLSHNGFDVDRKMAAQVEGIDVILSGHTHDALPEPVQVDKTLIIASGSHGKFVSRIDLDVRDGGVKGYKYRLIPIFSDVIAPDPEMTALVDAERAPFKAELEEVIGTTQSLLYRRGNFNGTWDDLICQALLEEREADIALSPGFRWGASLLPGDPITREDIYSATSMSYPNAYRSEMTGEFIHTILEDVADNLFNPDPYYQQGGDMVRVGGMGYTIDVTKPIGSRITDMTLLKTGEPIDPAKTYVVSGWASVNEGTEGPPIYDLVEQYIQRKGSIEITPNTAVKTIAG from the coding sequence ATGTTGTCGCGCCGCGATTTCCTCCAGGCCTCGTTCGCCGCATCCGCCATTGTCGGCGCGAGCGGTTTCGGCAGCTGGGCAAGGCTCGCCGCTCAGCAGCGGCTGACCCAGGATCAGCTGCTCGATTTCGAGACCACCGGCAATGTGACCCTGGTGCATCTGACAGATTGCCATGCGCATTTGAAGCCGGTCTGGTTCCGCGAGCCGTCGATCAATCTCGGCGTCGGGGAGGCTAAGGGCAAGCCGCCGCATATTTCCGGCAAGAGATTCCTCGACACTTACGGGCTGGAAGCCGGATCGCCTGAGGCCTACGCGCTGACCTCCGAAGACTTCGTCGCGATGGCACGCGAGTATGGCCGTGTCGGCGGCTTCGACCGGATTTCGACAGTGCTGAAATCCATCCGCGCCGACCGCCCGGATGCGCTCTTCCTCGACGGCGGCGATACCTGGCACGGGTCCTACACAGCGCTCAAGACCGGCGGGCAGGACATGGTCAATATCATGAACGCCCTGAAGCCGGACGCGATGACATCGCATTGGGAATTCACATACGGCATCGAACGGGTGACGGAGATTGTCGACGACCTGCCGTTCCCGTTCCTCGGCGCGAACATCTTTGACAACGAGTGGGATGAGCCGGCCTACGAATCCCACGCCATGTTCGAGCGCGGCGGCGTGAAAGTCGCCGTAATCGGCCAGGCCTTCCCCTATCTGCCGATCGCCAACCCGCGCTGGATGTTCCCGAACCTCTCCTTCGGCATCCGTGAGGAACGGATGCGGGAAGTGGTCGAGGAAGTCCGGGCGGACGGCGCCGAGCTGGTCGTGCTGCTCTCGCATAACGGCTTCGACGTGGACCGCAAGATGGCCGCGCAGGTCGAGGGGATCGATGTCATCCTCTCGGGCCACACCCATGACGCACTGCCGGAGCCGGTGCAGGTCGACAAGACCCTGATCATCGCCTCGGGTTCGCATGGCAAGTTCGTGTCCCGCATCGATCTCGATGTCCGCGACGGCGGAGTGAAAGGCTACAAGTACCGCCTGATCCCGATCTTCTCCGACGTAATCGCGCCGGACCCGGAAATGACCGCGCTGGTCGACGCCGAACGCGCGCCGTTCAAGGCGGAGCTGGAGGAGGTGATCGGCACGACGCAGTCGCTGCTCTATCGCCGCGGCAATTTCAACGGCACCTGGGACGACCTGATCTGCCAGGCACTTCTTGAAGAGCGCGAGGCCGATATCGCGCTCTCGCCCGGCTTCCGCTGGGGCGCCAGCCTGCTGCCGGGAGATCCGATCACCCGCGAGGACATCTATTCCGCGACCTCGATGTCCTATCCGAACGCTTATCGCAGCGAAATGACCGGCGAATTCATCCACACCATTCTCGAGGATGTCGCCGACAACCTTTTCAACCCGGATCCCTATTACCAGCAGGGCGGCGACATGGTCCGCGTCGGGGGCATGGGCTACACGATCGACGTCACCAAGCCGATCGGCAGCCGCATCACCGACATGACCCTGCTGAAAACCGGGGAGCCGATCGATCCGGCCAAGACCTATGTCGTCTCGGGCTGGGCGTCGGTCAACGAGGGCACCGAAGGCCCGCCAATCTACGACCTCGTGGAGCAATACATTCAGCGTAAGGGTTCCATCGAGATCACCCCGAACACCGCCGTTAAGACAATCGCCGGATAG